GTCCAAGTGTATGCGGGGTTGACCATCACGGGCGAGGTGGGGATGGCCTATATTATTCAAACAGCGGTGAATTTAACGAATGGCAATTGGGCGACCTTGACCAATCTCACACTCCCGGCCAAGCCATGCTTGTGGGTGGATGCGAGCGGCCCGGCCTCTGGGCAGCGGTTCTATCGGGCGCTCGCGGTACCGACTAACATGGCTTACATCCCCGCTGGTACCTTCACCATGGGGGATACGAGCGGAGATAGTGACGCTGCAGCATTGCCCCTGCACACGGTAACTGTGAGCGCGTTTTACATGGACACGAATTCAGTGACAAAGGCGCAATGGGATGCGGTGTACACGTGGGCTGCCACTAATGGCTACGGCTTT
This DNA window, taken from Verrucomicrobiota bacterium, encodes the following:
- a CDS encoding SUMF1/EgtB/PvdO family nonheme iron enzyme; amino-acid sequence: MNFMQRQCGLNVIRSVTRSNLLSSFETLLKKGLVLAALVTVLSGWAQGPSNPGLSVQVYAGLTITGEVGMAYIIQTAVNLTNGNWATLTNLTLPAKPCLWVDASGPASGQRFYRALAVPTNMAYIPAGTFTMGDTSGDSDAAALPLHTVTVSAFYMDTNSVTKAQWDAVYTWAATNGYGFDGAGAGKAANHPVQTVMWYDCVKWCNARSQKEEAINIFV